In a single window of the Bactrocera dorsalis isolate Fly_Bdor chromosome 2, ASM2337382v1, whole genome shotgun sequence genome:
- the LOC105229233 gene encoding uncharacterized protein LOC105229233 isoform X2, whose translation MQTTNQNTCDTAETSIATTKTENEFDTTATTTINTTTNTKNEAFANYNVVVDNLYAQHNNLNELAVNTTTTNTLKTIAATPMDQRPQLDEDNENCVIDIATMQIADDSNNTATMPALSGDSNNKCSYKNEHSESGGERMAGDAKGEIDTATDAEMESDGDGEGDGEGEEGGVQIEAEPRSDNEEEEVANQYLNEIEISKVDEEQIITELVDASGQGSCTEAKQSNGMRVAFGIILRLMLPLANSVMRSFKGIRDVRFQRVLRSITSSRQVLTNLMAFAANSISLNLSSVHDFSYKSNRFLKNFSQRIEPILKLLKIRQARDGIESLPDMPSIDIAPCFPTATPPPTPSTPGTPTMPILSPFLNEPSIVMANFSTDKRKATPPHTPAPKCCTIKILAEPPPGQPIRADIVFIHGLHGSLVNTWKQGLWENERQPENFERPPKPPVRPPKRPKHSRTALLHPPHKQKRARFAQGDPSQRATLEAMESDEINNLDDGFFDATEHELKEGVSYVCGAPEDIQNCDGIEYSFPTFRLRLNDNGRLLQGKFDKMHDSSMDGCAGESHVSQAPPASESPKAKSKGKAKPSANDPNYSKCWPGDWLPLDCPGVRVIAVNYTTDQYLWRPLWKKKEPRSNLIERAREMTELLIKHRIGCGRPIVWVGHSKGGLFIKQIIVNAWESGRPAVAPLWRSSRGVFFYSVPHRGSHLACIKAPLLARSVEMLDIEKNNKYLLDLHRRFAGLYHLGHIKIEVFSFVETALTLMSVLYLRIVGVDSADPGFGDVCGIRLDHREICKPRSRDCILYKELVKMIKKVY comes from the exons ATGCAaacaacaaatcaaaacacTTGTGATACCGCCGAAACTagcatagcaacaacaaaaacagaaaacgaATTtgatacaacagcaacaacaacaatcaacactACTACCAACACAAAAAACGAAGCTTTTGCAAACTATAATGTTGTTGTAGACAATCTTTATGCACAACACAACAACCTTAACGAATTAGCTGTAaacacgacaacaacaaatacactgAAAACTATAGCAGCCACACCGATGGACCAGCGACCGCAACTGGATGAGGACAATGAGAACTGTGTGATTGATATAGCCACCATGCAAATCGCTGACGATAGCAATAATACTGCCACGATGCCAGCCCTAAGtggcgacagcaacaacaaatgcagctATAAAAATGAGCATAGTGAGTCTGGAGGTGAACGGATGGCGGGTGATGCGAAAGGCGAAATCGATACAGCAACAGATGCGGAAATGGAAAGTGATGGCGATGGTGAAGGTGACGGAGAGGGCGAGGAAGGAGGTGTACAAATCGAGGCTGAGCCGCGTAGCGATAATGAGGAGGAGGAAGTGGCAAACcaatatttgaatgaaattgaGATTAGCAAAGTCGATGAAGAGCAAATCATTACCGAGCTGGTGGATGCCAGTGGCCAAGGAAGCTGCACGGAAGC TAAGCAAAGCAACGGTATGCGTGTCGCTTTCGGTATAATCTTAAGACTAATGTTGCCACTTGCTAACAGCGTAATGCGCAGCTTCAAGGGTATACGCGATGTGCGGTTTCAACGTGTACTAAGATCAATTACTTCCAGCCGTCAGGTGCTCACCAATCTAATGGCATTCGCTGCCAATTCCATATCGCTGAACTTGTCGTCGGTGCacg ATTTTAGCTATAAATCCAATCGGttcttaaaaaatt TCTCACAGCGCATAGAACCAATCTTGAAACTTCTCAAAATACGACAAGCGCGCGATGGTATTGAAAGTCTTCCCGACATGCCTTCCATCGATATAGCACCATGTTTTCCAACTGCTACACCACCGCCGACTCCATCAACACCCGGCACGCCGACTATGCCAATATTATCACCCTTTTTAAATGAACCTTCCATAGTTATGGCAAATTTTTCGACGGATAAGCGAAAAGCTACTCCGCCACATACTCCAGCACCAAAATGTTGCACGATAAAAATATTGGCGGAACCACCACCTGGCCAACCCATACGCGCTGACATTGTCTTCATACATGGACTGCACGGTTCATTGGTGAACACATGGAAACAGGGACTTTGGGAAAACGAGCGTCAACCTGAAAATTTCGAACGACCTCCAAAACCACCTGTGAGGCCACCGAAGCGGCCAAAACATTCTCGCACTGCCCTACTACATCCGCCACACAAGCAAAAACGCGCAAGATTTGCGCAAGGCGATCCGAGTCAACGCGCCACACTGGAGGCAATGGAAAGTGATGAAATCAACAATTTGGATGATGGGTTTTTCGATGCGACCGAGCATGAACTGAAAGAGGG TGTCTCATATGTTTGCGGCGCGCCAGAAGATATACAAAATTGTGATGGTATCGAGTATAGCTTTCCCACATTCCGACTGCGTTTGAACGATAACGGTCGGCTGCTTCAAGGTAAATTCGACAAGATGCATGATAGTTCCATGGATGGTTGCGCCGGTGAATCACACGTGAGTCAAGCCCCACCTGCCAGCGAAAGCCCCAAGGCGAAAAGCAAAGGCAAAGCGAAACCTTCGGCGAATGatccaaattattcaaaatgttgGCCGGGTGATTGGCTGCCTTTGGACTGCCCTGGTGTACGCGTTATTGCCGTAAACTATACTACCGATCAATATTTGTGGCGTCCCTTGTGGAAAAAGAAAGAGCCACGTTCGAACCTTATCGAGCGTGCACGTGAAATGACCGAGTTGCTGATAAAACATCGTATTGGTTGTGGTCGACCGATTGTGTGGGTGGGTCACTCTAAAGGCGGTCTGTTCATTAAGCAAATCATAGTCAATGCTTGGGAGAGTGGTCGTCCTGCAGTGGCGCCGCTCTGGCGCTCTTCACGCGGCGTATTTTTCTATTCCGTTCCGCACCGTGGCTCACATTTAGCTTGCATAAAAGCGCCGCTGCTGGCACGCTCTGTGGAAATGTTGGACATTGAGAAGA ataataaatatttattggatctgcatCGACGCTTTGCGGGTCTCTATCACTTGGGCCACATTAAAATAGAGGTATTCAGCTTTGTGGAGACGGCGTTGACACTGATGTCAGTGCTTTATCTGCGCATTGTCGGAGTGGATTCAGCAG ATCCTGGATTTGGTGATGTGTGCGGCATACGCTTGGATCATCGCGAGATTTGTAAGCCGCGCAGCCGAGACTGCATTCTATACAAAGAATTAgttaaaatgattaaaaaagtatattaa
- the LOC105229233 gene encoding uncharacterized protein LOC105229233 isoform X3 yields the protein MQTTNQNTCDTAETSIATTKTENEFDTTATTTINTTTNTKNEAFANYNVVVDNLYAQHNNLNELAVNTTTTNTLKTIAATPMDQRPQLDEDNENCVIDIATMQIADDSNNTATMPALSGDSNNKCSYKNEHSESGGERMAGDAKGEIDTATDAEMESDGDGEGDGEGEEGGVQIEAEPRSDNEEEEVANQYLNEIEISKVDEEQIITELVDASGQGSCTEASKQSNGMRVAFGIILRLMLPLANSVMRSFKGIRDVRFQRVLRSITSSRQVLTNLMAFAANSISLNLSSVHVSQRIEPILKLLKIRQARDGIESLPDMPSIDIAPCFPTATPPPTPSTPGTPTMPILSPFLNEPSIVMANFSTDKRKATPPHTPAPKCCTIKILAEPPPGQPIRADIVFIHGLHGSLVNTWKQGLWENERQPENFERPPKPPVRPPKRPKHSRTALLHPPHKQKRARFAQGDPSQRATLEAMESDEINNLDDGFFDATEHELKEGVSYVCGAPEDIQNCDGIEYSFPTFRLRLNDNGRLLQGKFDKMHDSSMDGCAGESHVSQAPPASESPKAKSKGKAKPSANDPNYSKCWPGDWLPLDCPGVRVIAVNYTTDQYLWRPLWKKKEPRSNLIERAREMTELLIKHRIGCGRPIVWVGHSKGGLFIKQIIVNAWESGRPAVAPLWRSSRGVFFYSVPHRGSHLACIKAPLLARSVEMLDIEKNNKYLLDLHRRFAGLYHLGHIKIEVFSFVETALTLMSVLYLRIVGVDSADPGFGDVCGIRLDHREICKPRSRDCILYKELVKMIKKVY from the exons ATGCAaacaacaaatcaaaacacTTGTGATACCGCCGAAACTagcatagcaacaacaaaaacagaaaacgaATTtgatacaacagcaacaacaacaatcaacactACTACCAACACAAAAAACGAAGCTTTTGCAAACTATAATGTTGTTGTAGACAATCTTTATGCACAACACAACAACCTTAACGAATTAGCTGTAaacacgacaacaacaaatacactgAAAACTATAGCAGCCACACCGATGGACCAGCGACCGCAACTGGATGAGGACAATGAGAACTGTGTGATTGATATAGCCACCATGCAAATCGCTGACGATAGCAATAATACTGCCACGATGCCAGCCCTAAGtggcgacagcaacaacaaatgcagctATAAAAATGAGCATAGTGAGTCTGGAGGTGAACGGATGGCGGGTGATGCGAAAGGCGAAATCGATACAGCAACAGATGCGGAAATGGAAAGTGATGGCGATGGTGAAGGTGACGGAGAGGGCGAGGAAGGAGGTGTACAAATCGAGGCTGAGCCGCGTAGCGATAATGAGGAGGAGGAAGTGGCAAACcaatatttgaatgaaattgaGATTAGCAAAGTCGATGAAGAGCAAATCATTACCGAGCTGGTGGATGCCAGTGGCCAAGGAAGCTGCACGGAAGC TAGTAAGCAAAGCAACGGTATGCGTGTCGCTTTCGGTATAATCTTAAGACTAATGTTGCCACTTGCTAACAGCGTAATGCGCAGCTTCAAGGGTATACGCGATGTGCGGTTTCAACGTGTACTAAGATCAATTACTTCCAGCCGTCAGGTGCTCACCAATCTAATGGCATTCGCTGCCAATTCCATATCGCTGAACTTGTCGTCGGTGCacg TCTCACAGCGCATAGAACCAATCTTGAAACTTCTCAAAATACGACAAGCGCGCGATGGTATTGAAAGTCTTCCCGACATGCCTTCCATCGATATAGCACCATGTTTTCCAACTGCTACACCACCGCCGACTCCATCAACACCCGGCACGCCGACTATGCCAATATTATCACCCTTTTTAAATGAACCTTCCATAGTTATGGCAAATTTTTCGACGGATAAGCGAAAAGCTACTCCGCCACATACTCCAGCACCAAAATGTTGCACGATAAAAATATTGGCGGAACCACCACCTGGCCAACCCATACGCGCTGACATTGTCTTCATACATGGACTGCACGGTTCATTGGTGAACACATGGAAACAGGGACTTTGGGAAAACGAGCGTCAACCTGAAAATTTCGAACGACCTCCAAAACCACCTGTGAGGCCACCGAAGCGGCCAAAACATTCTCGCACTGCCCTACTACATCCGCCACACAAGCAAAAACGCGCAAGATTTGCGCAAGGCGATCCGAGTCAACGCGCCACACTGGAGGCAATGGAAAGTGATGAAATCAACAATTTGGATGATGGGTTTTTCGATGCGACCGAGCATGAACTGAAAGAGGG TGTCTCATATGTTTGCGGCGCGCCAGAAGATATACAAAATTGTGATGGTATCGAGTATAGCTTTCCCACATTCCGACTGCGTTTGAACGATAACGGTCGGCTGCTTCAAGGTAAATTCGACAAGATGCATGATAGTTCCATGGATGGTTGCGCCGGTGAATCACACGTGAGTCAAGCCCCACCTGCCAGCGAAAGCCCCAAGGCGAAAAGCAAAGGCAAAGCGAAACCTTCGGCGAATGatccaaattattcaaaatgttgGCCGGGTGATTGGCTGCCTTTGGACTGCCCTGGTGTACGCGTTATTGCCGTAAACTATACTACCGATCAATATTTGTGGCGTCCCTTGTGGAAAAAGAAAGAGCCACGTTCGAACCTTATCGAGCGTGCACGTGAAATGACCGAGTTGCTGATAAAACATCGTATTGGTTGTGGTCGACCGATTGTGTGGGTGGGTCACTCTAAAGGCGGTCTGTTCATTAAGCAAATCATAGTCAATGCTTGGGAGAGTGGTCGTCCTGCAGTGGCGCCGCTCTGGCGCTCTTCACGCGGCGTATTTTTCTATTCCGTTCCGCACCGTGGCTCACATTTAGCTTGCATAAAAGCGCCGCTGCTGGCACGCTCTGTGGAAATGTTGGACATTGAGAAGA ataataaatatttattggatctgcatCGACGCTTTGCGGGTCTCTATCACTTGGGCCACATTAAAATAGAGGTATTCAGCTTTGTGGAGACGGCGTTGACACTGATGTCAGTGCTTTATCTGCGCATTGTCGGAGTGGATTCAGCAG ATCCTGGATTTGGTGATGTGTGCGGCATACGCTTGGATCATCGCGAGATTTGTAAGCCGCGCAGCCGAGACTGCATTCTATACAAAGAATTAgttaaaatgattaaaaaagtatattaa
- the LOC105229233 gene encoding uncharacterized protein LOC105229233 isoform X4, translating to MQTTNQNTCDTAETSIATTKTENEFDTTATTTINTTTNTKNEAFANYNVVVDNLYAQHNNLNELAVNTTTTNTLKTIAATPMDQRPQLDEDNENCVIDIATMQIADDSNNTATMPALSGDSNNKCSYKNEHSESGGERMAGDAKGEIDTATDAEMESDGDGEGDGEGEEGGVQIEAEPRSDNEEEEVANQYLNEIEISKVDEEQIITELVDASGQGSCTEAKQSNGMRVAFGIILRLMLPLANSVMRSFKGIRDVRFQRVLRSITSSRQVLTNLMAFAANSISLNLSSVHVSQRIEPILKLLKIRQARDGIESLPDMPSIDIAPCFPTATPPPTPSTPGTPTMPILSPFLNEPSIVMANFSTDKRKATPPHTPAPKCCTIKILAEPPPGQPIRADIVFIHGLHGSLVNTWKQGLWENERQPENFERPPKPPVRPPKRPKHSRTALLHPPHKQKRARFAQGDPSQRATLEAMESDEINNLDDGFFDATEHELKEGVSYVCGAPEDIQNCDGIEYSFPTFRLRLNDNGRLLQGKFDKMHDSSMDGCAGESHVSQAPPASESPKAKSKGKAKPSANDPNYSKCWPGDWLPLDCPGVRVIAVNYTTDQYLWRPLWKKKEPRSNLIERAREMTELLIKHRIGCGRPIVWVGHSKGGLFIKQIIVNAWESGRPAVAPLWRSSRGVFFYSVPHRGSHLACIKAPLLARSVEMLDIEKNNKYLLDLHRRFAGLYHLGHIKIEVFSFVETALTLMSVLYLRIVGVDSADPGFGDVCGIRLDHREICKPRSRDCILYKELVKMIKKVY from the exons ATGCAaacaacaaatcaaaacacTTGTGATACCGCCGAAACTagcatagcaacaacaaaaacagaaaacgaATTtgatacaacagcaacaacaacaatcaacactACTACCAACACAAAAAACGAAGCTTTTGCAAACTATAATGTTGTTGTAGACAATCTTTATGCACAACACAACAACCTTAACGAATTAGCTGTAaacacgacaacaacaaatacactgAAAACTATAGCAGCCACACCGATGGACCAGCGACCGCAACTGGATGAGGACAATGAGAACTGTGTGATTGATATAGCCACCATGCAAATCGCTGACGATAGCAATAATACTGCCACGATGCCAGCCCTAAGtggcgacagcaacaacaaatgcagctATAAAAATGAGCATAGTGAGTCTGGAGGTGAACGGATGGCGGGTGATGCGAAAGGCGAAATCGATACAGCAACAGATGCGGAAATGGAAAGTGATGGCGATGGTGAAGGTGACGGAGAGGGCGAGGAAGGAGGTGTACAAATCGAGGCTGAGCCGCGTAGCGATAATGAGGAGGAGGAAGTGGCAAACcaatatttgaatgaaattgaGATTAGCAAAGTCGATGAAGAGCAAATCATTACCGAGCTGGTGGATGCCAGTGGCCAAGGAAGCTGCACGGAAGC TAAGCAAAGCAACGGTATGCGTGTCGCTTTCGGTATAATCTTAAGACTAATGTTGCCACTTGCTAACAGCGTAATGCGCAGCTTCAAGGGTATACGCGATGTGCGGTTTCAACGTGTACTAAGATCAATTACTTCCAGCCGTCAGGTGCTCACCAATCTAATGGCATTCGCTGCCAATTCCATATCGCTGAACTTGTCGTCGGTGCacg TCTCACAGCGCATAGAACCAATCTTGAAACTTCTCAAAATACGACAAGCGCGCGATGGTATTGAAAGTCTTCCCGACATGCCTTCCATCGATATAGCACCATGTTTTCCAACTGCTACACCACCGCCGACTCCATCAACACCCGGCACGCCGACTATGCCAATATTATCACCCTTTTTAAATGAACCTTCCATAGTTATGGCAAATTTTTCGACGGATAAGCGAAAAGCTACTCCGCCACATACTCCAGCACCAAAATGTTGCACGATAAAAATATTGGCGGAACCACCACCTGGCCAACCCATACGCGCTGACATTGTCTTCATACATGGACTGCACGGTTCATTGGTGAACACATGGAAACAGGGACTTTGGGAAAACGAGCGTCAACCTGAAAATTTCGAACGACCTCCAAAACCACCTGTGAGGCCACCGAAGCGGCCAAAACATTCTCGCACTGCCCTACTACATCCGCCACACAAGCAAAAACGCGCAAGATTTGCGCAAGGCGATCCGAGTCAACGCGCCACACTGGAGGCAATGGAAAGTGATGAAATCAACAATTTGGATGATGGGTTTTTCGATGCGACCGAGCATGAACTGAAAGAGGG TGTCTCATATGTTTGCGGCGCGCCAGAAGATATACAAAATTGTGATGGTATCGAGTATAGCTTTCCCACATTCCGACTGCGTTTGAACGATAACGGTCGGCTGCTTCAAGGTAAATTCGACAAGATGCATGATAGTTCCATGGATGGTTGCGCCGGTGAATCACACGTGAGTCAAGCCCCACCTGCCAGCGAAAGCCCCAAGGCGAAAAGCAAAGGCAAAGCGAAACCTTCGGCGAATGatccaaattattcaaaatgttgGCCGGGTGATTGGCTGCCTTTGGACTGCCCTGGTGTACGCGTTATTGCCGTAAACTATACTACCGATCAATATTTGTGGCGTCCCTTGTGGAAAAAGAAAGAGCCACGTTCGAACCTTATCGAGCGTGCACGTGAAATGACCGAGTTGCTGATAAAACATCGTATTGGTTGTGGTCGACCGATTGTGTGGGTGGGTCACTCTAAAGGCGGTCTGTTCATTAAGCAAATCATAGTCAATGCTTGGGAGAGTGGTCGTCCTGCAGTGGCGCCGCTCTGGCGCTCTTCACGCGGCGTATTTTTCTATTCCGTTCCGCACCGTGGCTCACATTTAGCTTGCATAAAAGCGCCGCTGCTGGCACGCTCTGTGGAAATGTTGGACATTGAGAAGA ataataaatatttattggatctgcatCGACGCTTTGCGGGTCTCTATCACTTGGGCCACATTAAAATAGAGGTATTCAGCTTTGTGGAGACGGCGTTGACACTGATGTCAGTGCTTTATCTGCGCATTGTCGGAGTGGATTCAGCAG ATCCTGGATTTGGTGATGTGTGCGGCATACGCTTGGATCATCGCGAGATTTGTAAGCCGCGCAGCCGAGACTGCATTCTATACAAAGAATTAgttaaaatgattaaaaaagtatattaa
- the LOC105229233 gene encoding uncharacterized protein LOC105229233 isoform X1: MQTTNQNTCDTAETSIATTKTENEFDTTATTTINTTTNTKNEAFANYNVVVDNLYAQHNNLNELAVNTTTTNTLKTIAATPMDQRPQLDEDNENCVIDIATMQIADDSNNTATMPALSGDSNNKCSYKNEHSESGGERMAGDAKGEIDTATDAEMESDGDGEGDGEGEEGGVQIEAEPRSDNEEEEVANQYLNEIEISKVDEEQIITELVDASGQGSCTEASKQSNGMRVAFGIILRLMLPLANSVMRSFKGIRDVRFQRVLRSITSSRQVLTNLMAFAANSISLNLSSVHDFSYKSNRFLKNFSQRIEPILKLLKIRQARDGIESLPDMPSIDIAPCFPTATPPPTPSTPGTPTMPILSPFLNEPSIVMANFSTDKRKATPPHTPAPKCCTIKILAEPPPGQPIRADIVFIHGLHGSLVNTWKQGLWENERQPENFERPPKPPVRPPKRPKHSRTALLHPPHKQKRARFAQGDPSQRATLEAMESDEINNLDDGFFDATEHELKEGVSYVCGAPEDIQNCDGIEYSFPTFRLRLNDNGRLLQGKFDKMHDSSMDGCAGESHVSQAPPASESPKAKSKGKAKPSANDPNYSKCWPGDWLPLDCPGVRVIAVNYTTDQYLWRPLWKKKEPRSNLIERAREMTELLIKHRIGCGRPIVWVGHSKGGLFIKQIIVNAWESGRPAVAPLWRSSRGVFFYSVPHRGSHLACIKAPLLARSVEMLDIEKNNKYLLDLHRRFAGLYHLGHIKIEVFSFVETALTLMSVLYLRIVGVDSADPGFGDVCGIRLDHREICKPRSRDCILYKELVKMIKKVY; this comes from the exons ATGCAaacaacaaatcaaaacacTTGTGATACCGCCGAAACTagcatagcaacaacaaaaacagaaaacgaATTtgatacaacagcaacaacaacaatcaacactACTACCAACACAAAAAACGAAGCTTTTGCAAACTATAATGTTGTTGTAGACAATCTTTATGCACAACACAACAACCTTAACGAATTAGCTGTAaacacgacaacaacaaatacactgAAAACTATAGCAGCCACACCGATGGACCAGCGACCGCAACTGGATGAGGACAATGAGAACTGTGTGATTGATATAGCCACCATGCAAATCGCTGACGATAGCAATAATACTGCCACGATGCCAGCCCTAAGtggcgacagcaacaacaaatgcagctATAAAAATGAGCATAGTGAGTCTGGAGGTGAACGGATGGCGGGTGATGCGAAAGGCGAAATCGATACAGCAACAGATGCGGAAATGGAAAGTGATGGCGATGGTGAAGGTGACGGAGAGGGCGAGGAAGGAGGTGTACAAATCGAGGCTGAGCCGCGTAGCGATAATGAGGAGGAGGAAGTGGCAAACcaatatttgaatgaaattgaGATTAGCAAAGTCGATGAAGAGCAAATCATTACCGAGCTGGTGGATGCCAGTGGCCAAGGAAGCTGCACGGAAGC TAGTAAGCAAAGCAACGGTATGCGTGTCGCTTTCGGTATAATCTTAAGACTAATGTTGCCACTTGCTAACAGCGTAATGCGCAGCTTCAAGGGTATACGCGATGTGCGGTTTCAACGTGTACTAAGATCAATTACTTCCAGCCGTCAGGTGCTCACCAATCTAATGGCATTCGCTGCCAATTCCATATCGCTGAACTTGTCGTCGGTGCacg ATTTTAGCTATAAATCCAATCGGttcttaaaaaatt TCTCACAGCGCATAGAACCAATCTTGAAACTTCTCAAAATACGACAAGCGCGCGATGGTATTGAAAGTCTTCCCGACATGCCTTCCATCGATATAGCACCATGTTTTCCAACTGCTACACCACCGCCGACTCCATCAACACCCGGCACGCCGACTATGCCAATATTATCACCCTTTTTAAATGAACCTTCCATAGTTATGGCAAATTTTTCGACGGATAAGCGAAAAGCTACTCCGCCACATACTCCAGCACCAAAATGTTGCACGATAAAAATATTGGCGGAACCACCACCTGGCCAACCCATACGCGCTGACATTGTCTTCATACATGGACTGCACGGTTCATTGGTGAACACATGGAAACAGGGACTTTGGGAAAACGAGCGTCAACCTGAAAATTTCGAACGACCTCCAAAACCACCTGTGAGGCCACCGAAGCGGCCAAAACATTCTCGCACTGCCCTACTACATCCGCCACACAAGCAAAAACGCGCAAGATTTGCGCAAGGCGATCCGAGTCAACGCGCCACACTGGAGGCAATGGAAAGTGATGAAATCAACAATTTGGATGATGGGTTTTTCGATGCGACCGAGCATGAACTGAAAGAGGG TGTCTCATATGTTTGCGGCGCGCCAGAAGATATACAAAATTGTGATGGTATCGAGTATAGCTTTCCCACATTCCGACTGCGTTTGAACGATAACGGTCGGCTGCTTCAAGGTAAATTCGACAAGATGCATGATAGTTCCATGGATGGTTGCGCCGGTGAATCACACGTGAGTCAAGCCCCACCTGCCAGCGAAAGCCCCAAGGCGAAAAGCAAAGGCAAAGCGAAACCTTCGGCGAATGatccaaattattcaaaatgttgGCCGGGTGATTGGCTGCCTTTGGACTGCCCTGGTGTACGCGTTATTGCCGTAAACTATACTACCGATCAATATTTGTGGCGTCCCTTGTGGAAAAAGAAAGAGCCACGTTCGAACCTTATCGAGCGTGCACGTGAAATGACCGAGTTGCTGATAAAACATCGTATTGGTTGTGGTCGACCGATTGTGTGGGTGGGTCACTCTAAAGGCGGTCTGTTCATTAAGCAAATCATAGTCAATGCTTGGGAGAGTGGTCGTCCTGCAGTGGCGCCGCTCTGGCGCTCTTCACGCGGCGTATTTTTCTATTCCGTTCCGCACCGTGGCTCACATTTAGCTTGCATAAAAGCGCCGCTGCTGGCACGCTCTGTGGAAATGTTGGACATTGAGAAGA ataataaatatttattggatctgcatCGACGCTTTGCGGGTCTCTATCACTTGGGCCACATTAAAATAGAGGTATTCAGCTTTGTGGAGACGGCGTTGACACTGATGTCAGTGCTTTATCTGCGCATTGTCGGAGTGGATTCAGCAG ATCCTGGATTTGGTGATGTGTGCGGCATACGCTTGGATCATCGCGAGATTTGTAAGCCGCGCAGCCGAGACTGCATTCTATACAAAGAATTAgttaaaatgattaaaaaagtatattaa